The Bacteroidota bacterium genome contains the following window.
GAACATATTAGTAGAGTAGGAAAAATATTTTATAAAAATACTAAACCGCCATCAAGATACTGAAAATAAAACATTTCTTTTCGCCCTGTTTTTTGAGCAGAAAACATATAAAGGACAAAAAACGCCAGAGATTCACAAATTTCAAACTGCCTTTGGTAGTTTGCTTTGTAAAAATTTATTATAGTAAATTCCTTTTAATCTGTGAATCTGTAGCGTTTATTCTTTTTCAGTTTATCCGGGTTAGGAAATTTCTAAACATTACAAGAGATTCAAAAGCAATTCGGATTTAATACCAAATTAACATCAAAACACCCGATATAAATCATTTCTATTTCCCTTTTTTGTCGTTAAAAATTATTTCCGTAACTATAGTTATGCAAAAAATTTTTGCCTAAAAAAAGAAAAATATAATTTAATTTATTTATCAGGCGTTTTGAAATTAAATTGGTTTAACCCCAATGTTAAATTGTATTTTGTAAATTTGTCGTTTCAATAAATGCAATTTAAATATATTTTAAAATATGAAAATAATAATTCCAATGGCAGGAATGGGTAAAAGAATGAGACCACACACCCTTAACACACCAAAGCCCTTATTAAAAGTAGCAGGAAAACCCATTGTTGAAATACTTATAGAAGATATCGCCAAAATGCTTGGTGGAAATATTGAAGAAGTTGCCTTTGTAATAGGTAATTTTGGAAAAGAAGTTGAAGAACGATTAACAAAAATAGCTACCGATTTAGGTTACAAATCAAAAATTTATTACCAACTTGAAGCACTTGGAACAGCCCATGCAATTTATTGTGCAAAAGAATCAATGGATGGAAATATTCTTGTAGCTTATGCCGACACATTATTCCATACCGATTTTGTTATTGACCAAAAAGAAGATGGTTACATTTGGACAAAAAAAATTGATGACCCTTCTCAATTTGGAGTTGTTGTTCCTGACAAAAAAGGACACGTAACTCAATTTGTTGAAAAATCAAAAACCTTCGTTTCCGACCTTGCAATAATTGGAATTTATTATTTTAAAAATGGCGAAAAACTACTTGAAGAAATTCAGTATCTTATTGATAACAACATAACAGGGAACGGTGAATTTCAGCTTACCGATGCTTTGGAAAACATGAAAGCAAAAGATACAAAATTTAAAGTAGCAACAGTTGACGGTTGGTTTGATTGCGGAAATAAAAACGCTACTGTTTCTACAAACAAAGAAATATTAAAGCTAAAAAAAGACTCGGAACTAACAAATAAAAATACTGAAATTCAGAATTCAAAAATTATTGAACCTTGCTTTATAGATAAAAATGTAAAGATTCATAATTCGACTATAGGACCTTATGTTTCTGTAGGCAATGGAACAGTTATTGAAGATTCGGAGATTGCAAACAGCATTATTTATGAGAATGCTCAAATAAAAAATTCCGAACTTAACAACTCAATGATTGGTAATTTTGTAAAATATTTTAATAATTCAAAAAAAGAAGTAAGTGTTGGAGATTTTTCTGAAATATTATAAAAAAAACATAAAGACTTTTTCCTTTATAAAAATTATTGTTGCGGGAATAACAATCCTTTTAATTTCGAATTCATGTATTAAAATTAAAAGTGCTGTTAACAGTAACAATCCTGCATTAATGCTTGTTGACCACAATACCGCAAAAGAAATAAGTTTTGATGCCTTGTATTTTGATGCCCTAAAAGCATATCTCGTTGAAGATGACAACACAAAAGCCATTTATAAACTACAAAGGTGTCAAAGTATTTTGCCTGATAATCCTGCAATTTTGTTCAAACTCGGAGAACTATATTTTAAGGAAAACAGAGTAAATGAAGCTCAGAAAATGCTTGAAAAAGCAACTTCTATCCAAAAAGATAATATCTGGTATTGGCTTTTATTATCAGACATTTATAAGTATCAAAAAGACTATAAAAATGCAATAGAAGTATATAAAATAATAATTGAGTTAGATAAAAATAATTTAAGATTTCTTTATGATTTATCAAACCTTTATCTGATTTCAAACTCTCCTTCAAAGGCAATAAAAGTTTATAACAATATTGAAAATCAAATAGGAATAACCCCTGAAATAAGCATTCAGAAGAAAAAAATATTTTTAAAAATGAACAAGTTCAATAAAGCTGTTGATGAATTACAAAAGCTTATTGACAAATATCCTAAAGATGTAAAATATCTGGGAATGCTTATTGACCTTTACATAGCAAATGGCAAAGAAGACAAAGTTCCTGCTTTGTATGAGCGTATTTTAGAAATTGAACCCGAAAACGGAAAAGCACAACTTGTAATGGCTGATATTTTTATTGCACAAGGCAAAACAAAAGAAGCAGAGAAAGAATTGATAAAAGCCTTTTCTAATGAAAAAGTTGATGTAAATACAAAAATATCATTTCTCGTTGTTAACTATATCCAAAAAGGAATTAAAGATGAAGACATTAGTCTTTTAAAAAACCTTTCAAATATTTTGGTAGAAAAGCATCCGTTAAATCCAAAGGTTTATGCTTTTCATGGCGATTTATTTATGGGAATTGACGAAAAAGAACAAGCCTTAAATGATTACAAAAAAGCATTGACATTTGAAAAAAGTATGATAATGCTTTGGCAAAAAGTTATTGATCTTGAATTTAAAAACAGCAATTACGATTCTGTTGTGAAATACACTTCACAAGCTCTTGATTATTTTCCTAACAGCTCTTTAATGTATTTTTACAATGGAGTTTCACATAATCAGTTAAGAAACTATTCACAAGCTAAAGAAAGCCTAGAAGCAGGTTTGGATTTTGTAATTGCTAATCCAAAATTAAAATATCAGTTTTTTGTAAACCTTGGTGAAATAAATAACAGCCTTAAAAGCTATACTGAATCAGATAAATATTTTGACAAAGCAATTGAAATTGATTCTCTTGACCCTTACGTTTTAAACAATTATGCATATTATTTGTCTTTACGAAAAGTAAAACTCGATAAGGCAGAAAAAATGTCAAAAGTCAGCCTTGAAAAAATGCCCGAAAATCCTGCTTACCTCGACACTTACGGTTGGATTCTGTTTTTAAAAGGAGATTATAAACAAGCAAAAAAATACGTAGGAAAAGCACTTGAACAAAAACCATGGGATGCCGAATTATTAGAACATTACGGTGATATTTTATTTAAACTCAATGATAAATCCAAAGCAATTGAATATTGGAAAAAAGCTGTAAAAAAAGGTAGTGTTTCAAAAAATATTGAATTAAAAATAAAGGATAAAAAATTATATGAGTAAAACACTTTTGTTTAGCATAATTTTCTTGGTTTTTTTGAGCGGTTGCAAAACAACAAAATTGTTTCAATCTCCTGAATCAAAACTAAATACGAAACATGTTATAAAGGGTTTTGAAAAAAATACAGTTGATTATGAATGGTTTAAAGCCAAAGCTAAAGTTAGGATAACATCAAAGGATTTTGATTACAGCGGTACTTTAAACTTAAAAATGCGAAATGACAGCATTATTTGGGGTTCTGTTTCAGTATTTCTTGGAATAGAAATATTCCGTTTTTTTTTAATAAACGATACATTTGTTTCAATTGACAGAACAAAAAGACAATACACTAAAACTCCAATAAGCAAAGTTCCCAAAATTATTCCTATTAAAAACATTGATATTAAATCATTTGAAAATATCATTTTAGGAAATGTGTTATTCAAGCTAGAGGATGATTTTGAACTTCATGACAAAGATTCCAATTATTTTTTAAGTAAAAACGAAAATAATACTAAGATAAAAATATTTTTTGATCCCGTTTTATTCAACATTAAAAAATATGAATTTGAAGAAAATTCTACTTCAAATTATGCTTTGTTGGAATATTCGGATGAAAGAATTGAGGGAAATAAAAAATCTATTCCTCAAAATGTGGATATAAAATTTTATTCATCACAAAAATATTCACTTTATTTGAAGTTCAATTATGTGCAGTTTGATAAGCCATTTAGCATAAATACAACTATACCTAAAGTATATGAACAGCTTTATTAAATATTTCCTTCTCATTATAAGTTTTAGCTTAATTTCATTATTTGTTTTTTCTCAAAGCAAAGAAGAGTTAGAAAAACAGAGAAAACAAAAACAAAAAGAAATAGAATACACCAAAAAACTTATTACTGAAACCACTGAAAAGCAAAAACAAACTATTACTTTTTTAAACACTCTAAATAAGCAAATAAATTCAAGAGAAGAACTGATAAGCACTGTAAGTAAAGAAATTAAATATATTAACGAACAAATTGAAAATAATAAAGGAGTAATTGAGTCGCTTCAAAAAGACCTTGAAAACCTAAAAAAAGAATACGCAAATATGTTGTGTTTTGCTTATAAAAATAGAAATACATATAACAAAATCGGTTTTATACTTTCGGCAAAAACTTTTAACCAATCATTTCAACGCTTAAAACTATTACAACACTATTCGTCATACAGAAAAAATCAGATGAAACTAATAGATAAAACAACGAAATCAATAGAAACAAAAGTTGCTTTACTGCAAGTGCAAAAGAAAAATAAAGTTTCATTGCTTACTAAACAAAATATTGAAAAAAAACAACTTGAAAAAGATAAAAGCAGTAAATCAAATATTATTGTTAAACTAAAGAAAAAGAAAAAAGAATTAAAAAAAGAACTTAAAGCAAAAGAAAAGATAGCTGCAGAATTAAAAAGCAAAATCAAAAAATTGATTGCCAAAACAATGACAAAAGCATCCAAAAGCTATTATCTAACCCCTGAGGCAAAAAAACTTTCTCTTGATTTTGTAAATAATCGGTCAAAATTACCATGGCCTGTTGAAAAAGGATTTATTTCGGAAACATTTGGTAAGCACCTTCATCCAACATTAAAAAACGTTTATATTGTTAACAATGGAATAAAAATAAAAACAAATAAAAATGCAAACGCAAGAGCAATTTTTAATGGAAAAGTCAGTAATGTCATTCGAATTCCCGGAGCAGGAAGATCCGTTTTAATAAATCATGGGCAATATTTCAGCGTTTATTCCAACCTATCAAATGTTTCGGTATCAGCAGGTGAAATTGTAAGCACAAAACAAGTTATTGGAAAAATTACTTATGATTCACGAAGCGGTAGCACAGAAATGGAATTGCAAATTTGGAAAATGAAACAAAATCTCAATCCTATTTACTGGATTGCCCCAAGGTAGAATTATTGTAATTTTTTATTATCTTTGCAAATATATTTAAGATATATTCAAAATTTATTAGGATATGAAAATATTAAAACTAGAGAAATTCATAAACCATTGGATAATATTGAATTATGGGGTTTTTTAACAAAAAATATAATGGAAATATAATGAGTGGTCATTATATTTACTCGTTAGGCACTATTTTGAAATAAGCATTCAATGATAAACAAACACGGATTAAAAAGA
Protein-coding sequences here:
- a CDS encoding sugar phosphate nucleotidyltransferase, translated to MKIIIPMAGMGKRMRPHTLNTPKPLLKVAGKPIVEILIEDIAKMLGGNIEEVAFVIGNFGKEVEERLTKIATDLGYKSKIYYQLEALGTAHAIYCAKESMDGNILVAYADTLFHTDFVIDQKEDGYIWTKKIDDPSQFGVVVPDKKGHVTQFVEKSKTFVSDLAIIGIYYFKNGEKLLEEIQYLIDNNITGNGEFQLTDALENMKAKDTKFKVATVDGWFDCGNKNATVSTNKEILKLKKDSELTNKNTEIQNSKIIEPCFIDKNVKIHNSTIGPYVSVGNGTVIEDSEIANSIIYENAQIKNSELNNSMIGNFVKYFNNSKKEVSVGDFSEIL
- a CDS encoding tetratricopeptide repeat protein, which produces MLEIFLKYYKKNIKTFSFIKIIVAGITILLISNSCIKIKSAVNSNNPALMLVDHNTAKEISFDALYFDALKAYLVEDDNTKAIYKLQRCQSILPDNPAILFKLGELYFKENRVNEAQKMLEKATSIQKDNIWYWLLLSDIYKYQKDYKNAIEVYKIIIELDKNNLRFLYDLSNLYLISNSPSKAIKVYNNIENQIGITPEISIQKKKIFLKMNKFNKAVDELQKLIDKYPKDVKYLGMLIDLYIANGKEDKVPALYERILEIEPENGKAQLVMADIFIAQGKTKEAEKELIKAFSNEKVDVNTKISFLVVNYIQKGIKDEDISLLKNLSNILVEKHPLNPKVYAFHGDLFMGIDEKEQALNDYKKALTFEKSMIMLWQKVIDLEFKNSNYDSVVKYTSQALDYFPNSSLMYFYNGVSHNQLRNYSQAKESLEAGLDFVIANPKLKYQFFVNLGEINNSLKSYTESDKYFDKAIEIDSLDPYVLNNYAYYLSLRKVKLDKAEKMSKVSLEKMPENPAYLDTYGWILFLKGDYKQAKKYVGKALEQKPWDAELLEHYGDILFKLNDKSKAIEYWKKAVKKGSVSKNIELKIKDKKLYE
- a CDS encoding DUF4292 domain-containing protein gives rise to the protein MSKTLLFSIIFLVFLSGCKTTKLFQSPESKLNTKHVIKGFEKNTVDYEWFKAKAKVRITSKDFDYSGTLNLKMRNDSIIWGSVSVFLGIEIFRFFLINDTFVSIDRTKRQYTKTPISKVPKIIPIKNIDIKSFENIILGNVLFKLEDDFELHDKDSNYFLSKNENNTKIKIFFDPVLFNIKKYEFEENSTSNYALLEYSDERIEGNKKSIPQNVDIKFYSSQKYSLYLKFNYVQFDKPFSINTTIPKVYEQLY
- a CDS encoding peptidoglycan DD-metalloendopeptidase family protein, which gives rise to MNSFIKYFLLIISFSLISLFVFSQSKEELEKQRKQKQKEIEYTKKLITETTEKQKQTITFLNTLNKQINSREELISTVSKEIKYINEQIENNKGVIESLQKDLENLKKEYANMLCFAYKNRNTYNKIGFILSAKTFNQSFQRLKLLQHYSSYRKNQMKLIDKTTKSIETKVALLQVQKKNKVSLLTKQNIEKKQLEKDKSSKSNIIVKLKKKKKELKKELKAKEKIAAELKSKIKKLIAKTMTKASKSYYLTPEAKKLSLDFVNNRSKLPWPVEKGFISETFGKHLHPTLKNVYIVNNGIKIKTNKNANARAIFNGKVSNVIRIPGAGRSVLINHGQYFSVYSNLSNVSVSAGEIVSTKQVIGKITYDSRSGSTEMELQIWKMKQNLNPIYWIAPR